From Verrucomicrobiales bacterium, a single genomic window includes:
- a CDS encoding PSD1 domain-containing protein: MPDPFPGRGVVSAGAILIAGLALLCVDPSLMAADATFYRAINLNGPACRIDGRNWEGQGTTNLVVRGKTFENQAVALRPATDSVRASMIRSSVWGSSVDIQVTEVPRGEYQVFLYVWEDNHSERFDLLVNDQVVVVGFHSGAAGAWKRLGPWRTAVTNGQLTVSARGPSHGAANLSGLEIWTGEGPIPSGRSLGFVTQVSTEQTEFFERRIRPVLAEQCYACHSARAEKLKGNLFLDSRAGIIKGGDSGPVITPGEPEASLLLQAVRHTDPGLVMPPKGKLTSEQIVDLEAWILMGAPDPRTEDTPQAALARSAIDWTKAKEWWSFRPLRRPVGPVVQGRSWARQELDTFVLARLEAAGLAPAPEASREVLIRRATFDLIGLPPTPEEVEGFVTDPSPRAFEIVIERLLASPRYGERWGRHWLDVVRYADTAGDNSDFPIPQMRHYRDWVIRAFNRDLPYDEFVTQQIAGDLLGSATPEQSKEQLVATGYLANARRFGSRVDDYPQHLTIEDTLDNLGRTFLGLTLNCARCHDHKFDPITASDYYALYGIFHSTRYPWPGIELDQRQRDLVPLVSSGERRAALQLIQDRESEQRKLDGEIQRLKEALKTATTADQPAAKETLKSAEARAAEHRSRPLPFEMAYAVAEAAKPEDVPVQIKGDPAKLGPTVPRRFLTILGGAPFPPGLSGSGRRELAAWLTGPDNPLTARVMVNRIWLNHFGKGLVATPNDFGKQGKPPSHPELLDFLATEFIRSGWSVKAMHRRIMLSSTYQQSSHRPARAVEQDPGNETFSGYPRRRLDAESLRDSLLWLGGDLDLRLPGAHPFPAPKDWKFTQHNPFRAVYDSRHRSVYLMTQRIQRHPYLAIFDGADPAASTAFRTRSTTPLQALHLLNDGLVHEQAKRFAGRIVSGREDQAARIRLSFRQALGRVPAGEEVSLAVAFLDRVRERSRASGASAQTADVESWQAYARTLFRLNEFVYLD, translated from the coding sequence ATGCCCGATCCCTTTCCAGGTCGCGGGGTGGTTTCGGCCGGTGCGATTCTCATCGCTGGCCTGGCTTTGCTCTGCGTCGACCCGAGTTTGATGGCGGCCGATGCGACTTTTTATCGCGCGATCAATCTGAACGGCCCCGCTTGCCGGATCGACGGACGGAATTGGGAGGGGCAGGGGACGACCAACCTGGTGGTGCGGGGAAAGACTTTCGAGAACCAAGCCGTCGCCCTACGACCAGCAACTGACTCGGTCCGAGCCTCCATGATCCGAAGCAGCGTGTGGGGCAGTTCGGTGGACATTCAGGTCACGGAGGTTCCGCGTGGGGAGTATCAGGTTTTTCTCTATGTCTGGGAGGACAACCACTCGGAGCGATTCGACTTGCTGGTGAACGATCAGGTGGTGGTGGTCGGCTTCCATAGCGGAGCCGCAGGGGCTTGGAAACGGCTCGGCCCCTGGAGAACGGCGGTGACCAACGGTCAGCTCACGGTGTCAGCCCGGGGGCCAAGTCATGGGGCGGCGAATCTGTCCGGCCTGGAAATTTGGACGGGCGAGGGTCCTATTCCCTCGGGTCGCTCCTTGGGCTTTGTTACCCAGGTGTCCACCGAGCAGACCGAGTTTTTTGAGCGTCGCATCCGTCCCGTCCTGGCGGAGCAGTGCTACGCGTGTCACAGCGCTCGGGCGGAAAAGTTGAAGGGCAACCTCTTCCTGGATTCGCGCGCGGGAATCATCAAAGGCGGAGACTCCGGCCCGGTCATCACACCGGGGGAACCAGAGGCCAGCCTGTTGCTTCAAGCGGTGCGGCACACGGATCCAGGATTGGTAATGCCCCCCAAGGGCAAGCTGACCTCCGAGCAAATCGTGGACCTGGAGGCGTGGATCCTCATGGGCGCGCCGGATCCGCGAACGGAGGATACTCCCCAGGCGGCTCTCGCGCGCTCAGCCATCGATTGGACCAAGGCCAAGGAGTGGTGGTCGTTTCGGCCCCTTCGGCGTCCCGTGGGTCCGGTGGTGCAGGGTCGGTCGTGGGCGCGCCAGGAACTGGATACCTTCGTGCTGGCCCGACTCGAAGCTGCCGGACTCGCTCCGGCCCCGGAGGCTAGTCGCGAGGTCCTGATCCGAAGGGCGACCTTTGACCTCATCGGGTTGCCTCCCACCCCGGAGGAGGTGGAGGGCTTTGTCACGGATCCTTCTCCCCGAGCGTTCGAAATCGTGATCGAACGACTCCTTGCCTCGCCGCGCTATGGCGAACGCTGGGGCCGGCACTGGCTGGACGTCGTGCGCTACGCCGACACGGCGGGGGATAACTCGGACTTTCCCATTCCTCAGATGCGCCACTATCGCGATTGGGTGATCCGCGCCTTCAATCGGGACCTGCCGTACGACGAGTTTGTGACTCAACAGATTGCGGGCGATCTGTTGGGTTCGGCCACGCCCGAGCAGTCCAAGGAACAGTTGGTGGCGACCGGATACCTGGCCAACGCCCGCCGCTTCGGGTCGCGGGTCGACGATTACCCTCAGCATCTGACCATTGAGGACACGCTGGATAACCTGGGTCGCACCTTCCTCGGTCTGACCCTCAACTGCGCGCGCTGTCACGACCACAAGTTTGACCCGATCACGGCGTCCGACTACTACGCTCTCTATGGCATCTTCCACAGCACCCGCTATCCGTGGCCGGGGATCGAGCTGGACCAGCGTCAACGTGATCTCGTGCCGTTGGTGTCGTCAGGTGAACGCCGCGCGGCGCTGCAGTTGATCCAAGATCGCGAGTCGGAGCAGCGGAAACTGGACGGGGAAATCCAGCGGCTCAAGGAAGCGCTAAAGACGGCCACGACGGCGGATCAGCCTGCTGCCAAAGAAACCCTCAAGTCGGCCGAAGCGCGCGCGGCGGAACATCGATCCCGGCCGTTACCCTTCGAGATGGCTTACGCCGTCGCCGAGGCTGCGAAGCCGGAGGATGTGCCGGTCCAAATCAAGGGCGATCCCGCCAAGTTGGGCCCCACCGTTCCACGACGTTTTCTGACCATCCTAGGGGGGGCGCCTTTCCCGCCCGGCCTAAGCGGGAGTGGGCGCCGGGAACTGGCCGCTTGGCTGACTGGTCCTGATAATCCACTGACGGCCCGGGTGATGGTGAATCGGATCTGGCTAAATCATTTCGGAAAAGGGTTGGTCGCCACTCCCAATGATTTTGGGAAGCAAGGGAAACCGCCGAGCCATCCCGAGCTGCTGGACTTTCTAGCGACGGAGTTCATCCGTTCCGGATGGTCGGTCAAGGCCATGCATCGACGGATCATGCTCTCGAGCACGTATCAACAGTCGAGCCATCGCCCGGCCCGGGCCGTGGAGCAGGATCCGGGGAATGAGACCTTTTCGGGCTACCCGCGGCGTCGGCTGGACGCGGAATCCCTGCGCGACAGCCTGCTGTGGTTGGGAGGCGATTTGGATTTGAGGCTCCCCGGGGCCCATCCGTTCCCGGCTCCGAAGGATTGGAAATTCACCCAGCACAATCCCTTCCGCGCCGTCTACGACTCCCGACACCGGAGCGTTTACCTCATGACTCAACGCATTCAGCGGCATCCCTATCTGGCCATCTTTGATGGAGCCGATCCGGCGGCCAGCACCGCGTTCCGAACTCGAAGCACCACCCCCCTGCAGGCTCTGCACCTGCTGAACGATGGGCTGGTGCATGAGCAGGCCAAGCGATTCGCCGGCCGTATTGTCTCGGGCCGGGAGGATCAGGCCGCACGGATTCGTTTGTCCTTCCGTCAGGCGCTGGGACGCGTGCCTGCGGGGGAGGAGGTTTCCCTCGCTGTCGCCTTCCTTGACCGTGTGCGGGAGCGATCCCGGGCGTCAGGTGCCTCCGCCCAAACAGCTGACGTGGAGAGCTGGCAGGCTTATGCCCGGACGTTGTTTCGGTTGAACGAATTCGTCTACCTGGACTAA